One Etheostoma cragini isolate CJK2018 chromosome 19, CSU_Ecrag_1.0, whole genome shotgun sequence DNA segment encodes these proteins:
- the rpgrip1 gene encoding protein fantom isoform X4, producing MSPVMDETAGDLPVRDVGPMRGGLMPTVPDTLRDVKSWRKHHVMKTKTDPQRLFRFPREHLEDLCLRLQEENSMLGQHTRIQEQRLGRMSARLIRLRQARPGSSAVKERDMEDTIQELEARVAMLESQKAVLQNKLSLAKQHIMDIGGRTPYKFSKGKSMEVEGGVRRAAQTAPPRYGPTLEDTRAEMERFRSSVTEQVRAAELELTAQVLRDTLREKEKEIEGTVRDIRKQQADRHRITIKENVDQIRLQKQLSDKSTALRVTQEKFNNLQEAYENQLEESQRSLRESQGALLEKVEELTEQLKQERQRALALEGQFTTSTLSLQTLDRLQERISDLEGERDLIKENYDTLLESTLSVRSNYKGNGEQHPEVNQRRDEQGENIQGMDIQRLEEMLQAERGERGRLELELEKLRRDKEVLEEKREQERAFSETTRNRQEHLEQEVVHYKEQVSTLQGKLDSVTKEFDMSVEDLSETLIQIKAFRMQQESRTRLHFLRANEKVEDSPRELAYIQASHAETVLELQKTRNLLLLEHHISKDLQEELNTVNQKIDREREESRRRIAEKDKLLSKRSFQINALQAQLKELAYSPRNYKRTIPIQYTWPAGDQEVVQPIEDDLPFSQLRAGDSLLEIHLKAATFTPAGLRTMGSICREDIVTFCTYSLLDFEVHSTPLVSGNQPNYGFTSRYALTARDLGRLGGQGSKVRVELHQATGGVNFVTHGSGQMSLMAAMERRGERVGGHVNIIGSEGEHVGVVDFWVRLFHAAEPTDTVAEGGADRRPATWRSPVQISLGWQDAGQEELHDYGGGIPNELVVMLERCVGLNARWPGLLPDAYLTYRLYDLPPHVSQTVPSNSDPVFSDITCYPLAVTADVLHYLRSSSLWVYVFDDSDDQIPPAYLAKTPIPLQALATGREIRGDYVLRDPAGGTRGMARVWIKWKYPFQPSVDTVLGGQGRQDREMESTEREERKREESKASQRPIAKPRVKTQLFEPRATKALQKETLPRPPPGKQKRSQNIRAESVKPLATDRKRSTKRSPDLYHDTAHQTPKPKLNTHSELPTRNTSSRQSSASTARSQDLPSVGQVSVEEDEEEEEEEKKRSESAAAGDSDAPETSESSSSQSDIIIMPPKRKMRKGDKLRVEIMSLMFEQSSNVALDKSVQRVYVEYRLLGVPMETTETPMSLRKPTKGEEIHYNFTRVIYVDGSQSAPLRQYLYTMLEGTDPNQGRLKFTVVSEPMDDEEECVDVGHAFLDLRELLLTGNDVSDQQIDVVSVDEDKEVIGNLKVSLEAAKALTGIYQEFHQKRETKKEDDTDEEEEEEKEEEEQEGEKKKDITVIDYEDDDDF from the exons AGAGGAAAACAGTATGCTAGGACAACACACTCGTATACAGGAGCAGAGGCTGGGCAG GATGTCCGCCAGACTGATTCGTCTCCGTCAGGCCCGTCCTGGGTCCAGTGCTGTGAAGGAGAGGGATATGGAGGACACCATTCAGGAGCTGGAAGCCCGCGTGGCTATGCTGGAGAGCCAGAAAGCAGTGCTGCAGAACAAGCTGAGCCTGGCTAAGCAGCACATTATGGACATTGGGGGACGCACACCATACAAGTTCAGTAAAG GTAAAAGTATGGAAGTAGAGGGTGGAGTCAGAAGGGCCGCCCAGACTGCCCCGCCCCGCTACGGACCCACGCTGGAAGACACCagggcagagatggagagatt CAGGTCCAGTGTGACGGAGCAGGTGAGGGCTGCCGAGCTGGAGCTGACTGCCCAGGTGCTCAGAGACAcgctgagagagaaagagaaagagatagagggaACAGTGAGAGACATAAGGAAGCAACAGGCTGACAGACACAG AATAACTATTAAAGAGAATGTGGATCAGATCCGTCTACAAAAGCAGCTTTCAGACAAGAGCACTGCCCTGAGAGTCACCCAGGAGAAGTTCAACAACCTGCAAGAG GCATATGAGAATCAGCTGGAAGAG AGCCAGCGATCACTGAGGGAGAGCCAGGGAGCTCTGCTGGAGAAAGTGGAGGAGCTGACTGAACAGCTGAAGcaggagagacaaagagcaCTGGCACTGGAGGGACAATTTACCACGTCTACCCTGTCTCTACAGACCCTGGACAGG CTCCAGGAGCGGATATCAGAcctggagggagagagggatctaataaaagaaaactatgACACTCTTCTAGAGAG CACTTTATCTGTGCGGAGCAACTACAAAGGCAATGGTGAACAACATCCAGAAGTGAATCAGAGGAGGGATGAACAGGGAGAAAACATCCAGGGGATGGACATCCAGAGACTGGAGGAAATGCTGCAagcagagaggggggagaggggcaggttggagctggagctggagaaaCTGAGACGGGACAAGGAGGTGttagaggagaagagggagcaAGAAAGAG CGTTTTCTGAGACAACAAGAAACAGACAAGAGCATCTGGAACAGGAGGTTGTCCACTACAAAGAGCAGGTTTCTACTCTGCAGGGCAAACTGGACTCAGTCACCAAG gaGTTTGACATGAGTGTTGAGGATCTCAGTGAAACTCTCATACAGATCAAG GCATTTAGGATGCAGCAGGAGAGCAGGACGAGGCTGCATTTCCTCCGGGCTAATGAGAAGGTGGAGGATTCCCCCCGTGAGCTGGCATACATCCAGGCATCGCATGCTGAGACTGTGCTGGAACTACAGAAAACCAGAAACCTTCTACTGCTGGAGCACCACATCAGTAAAGacctgcag GAAGAGCTGAACACGGTCAACCAgaagatagacagagagagggaggagagccGGAGGAGAATcgcagaaaaagacaaacttttATCAAAAAGGAGTTTTCAGATCAACGCTTTACAAG CTCAGTTAAAAGAGTTAGCATACAGCCCCAGGAACTACAAACGGACCATACCAATACAGTACACCTGGCCAGCTGGAGACCAGGAGGTGGTACAGCCCATTGAGGACGACCTGCCTTTCTCTCAGCTGAGGGCTGGGGACTCACTGTTGGAGATCCACCTTAAG GCCGCCACCTTCACCCCAGCAGGGCTCCGTACTATGGGCAGCATCTGTCGTGAAGACATTGTGACCTTCTGCACCTACAGCCTCTTGGACTTTGAGGTGCACTCCACCCCTCTGGTGTCAGGGAATCAGCCTAACTACGGCTTCACGTCCCGCTACGCTCTAACAGCCAGAGACCTGGGCAGGCTGGGAGgccaggggtcaaaggtcagagtGGAGCTCCACCAGGCGACAGGAGGGGTCAACTTTGTGACGCATGGAAGTGGGCAGATGTCCCTCATGGCTGCTATGGAAAGGAGAGGGGAGCGTGTGGGGGGACATGTCAATATCATAG GCTCTGAGGGTGAACATGTTGGTGTTGTGGATTTCTGGGTGCGCTTGTTTCATGCTGCAGAGCCGACAGACACTGTGGCAGAGGGAGGAGCTGACAGGAGACCAGCGACATGGAGGAGTCCTGTTCAGATCTCTCTTGGCTGGCAAGATGCTGGTCAAGAG GAGTTACATGACTACGGTGGGGGGATCCCCAATGAGTTGGTGGTCATGTTGGAACGCTGTGTGGGCCTTAACGCTCGCTGGCCTGGACTTCTTCCTGACGCCTACCTGACATACAGGTTGTACGACCTGCCACCTCACGTCTCTCAAACAGTCCCGTCCAACAGTGACCCCGTGTTCAGTGACATCACCTGCTACCCACTTGCAGTAACAGCTGATGTGTTGCACTACCTGAG GTCCAGCAGTTtgtgggtgtatgtgtttgATGACAGCGATGACCAGATACCGCCAGCCTATTTGGCCAAGACCCCCATCCCGCTGCAAGCCCTGGCTACAGGCAGAGAGATCAgag GTGACTATGTTCTCAGGGATCCAGCTGGTGGAACTCGGGGCATGGCTAGGGTCTGGATAAAATGGAAGTACCCCTTCCAACCATCAGTGGACACTGTGCTGGGAGGACAGGGAAGACAGGACAGAGAAATGGAAAGCActgagagggaggagaggaagagagaggagtcTAAAGCATCACAGAGGCCTATAGCCAAGCCCAGAGTGAAG ACTCAGCTATTTGAGCCGAGAGCCACCAAAGCATTGCAGAAAGAGACTTTG CCTCGGCCTCCACCTGGGAAACAGAAAAGATCGCAAAACATACGAGCAGAGTCAGTAAAACCGCTGgccacagacaggaagagatCCACCAAAAGGTCACCTGACCTTTACCACGACACAGCGCATCAGACGCCCAAGCCCAAACTGAACACCCACTCTGAGTTGCCAACAAGAAA CACATCATCGAGGCAAAGCTCTGCCAGCACTGCCAGGAGTCAG GACCTTCCCTCTGTGGGTCAGGTGTCAgtggaggaagatgaggaggaggaggaagaggagaagaagaggagtgAGAGTG ctgcagcaggagacAGCGATGCCCCGGAGACTTCAGAGTCAAGTTCCTCACAAAGCGACATCATTATCATGCCACCAAAACGGAAAATGAGGAAG GGAGACAAGCTGAGAGTCGAGATTATGTCCCTGATGTTTGAACAGTCCTCTAACGTGGCGCTGGACAAATCAGTGCAGCGTGTGTATGTGGAATACCGGCTGCTGGGCGTCCCCATGGAGACGACAGAAACACCCATGTCCCTCCGCAAACCCACAAAGGGGGAGGAGATTCACTACAACTTCACACGAG TGATTTATGTGGATGGTTCCCAGTCAGCGCCACTCAGACAGTATCTTTACACCATGTTGGAGGGCACGGACCCCAACCAGGGCAG GTTAAAGTTCACAGTAGTCAGTGAGCCCATGGACGATGAGGAGGAGTGTGTGGACGTCGGACATGCTTTTCTGGACCTACGGGAACTTCTCCTCACTGGAAATGATGTCAGCGATCAACAAATTGATG TGGTGAGTGTGGATGAAGACAAGGAGGTGATAGGAAATCTGAAAGTGTCTCTGGAAGCAGCGAAAGCTCTGACTGGGATATACCAGGAGTTTCACCAGAAGAGAGAGACCAAGAAAGAAGATGACAcagatgaggaagaagaggaggagaaagaagaagaggaacaagagggagagaagaaaaaagatataACAGTGATAGAttatgaggatgatgatgactTCTGA
- the rpgrip1 gene encoding protein fantom isoform X1: MSPVMDETAGDLPVRDVGPMRGGLMPTVPDTLRDVKSWRKHHVMKTKTDPQRLFRFPREHLEDLCLRLQEENSMLGQHTRIQEQRLGRMSARLIRLRQARPGSSAVKERDMEDTIQELEARVAMLESQKAVLQNKLSLAKQHIMDIGGRTPYKFSKGKSMEVEGGVRRAAQTAPPRYGPTLEDTRAEMERFRSSVTEQVRAAELELTAQVLRDTLREKEKEIEGTVRDIRKQQADRHRITIKENVDQIRLQKQLSDKSTALRVTQEKFNNLQEAYENQLEESQRSLRESQGALLEKVEELTEQLKQERQRALALEGQFTTSTLSLQTLDRLQERISDLEGERDLIKENYDTLLESTLSVRSNYKGNGEQHPEVNQRRDEQGENIQGMDIQRLEEMLQAERGERGRLELELEKLRRDKEVLEEKREQERAFSETTRNRQEHLEQEVVHYKEQVSTLQGKLDSVTKEFDMSVEDLSETLIQIKAFRMQQESRTRLHFLRANEKVEDSPRELAYIQASHAETVLELQKTRNLLLLEHHISKDLQEELNTVNQKIDREREESRRRIAEKDKLLSKRSFQINALQAQLKELAYSPRNYKRTIPIQYTWPAGDQEVVQPIEDDLPFSQLRAGDSLLEIHLKAATFTPAGLRTMGSICREDIVTFCTYSLLDFEVHSTPLVSGNQPNYGFTSRYALTARDLGRLGGQGSKVRVELHQATGGVNFVTHGSGQMSLMAAMERRGERVGGHVNIIGSEGEHVGVVDFWVRLFHAAEPTDTVAEGGADRRPATWRSPVQISLGWQDAGQEELHDYGGGIPNELVVMLERCVGLNARWPGLLPDAYLTYRLYDLPPHVSQTVPSNSDPVFSDITCYPLAVTADVLHYLRSSSLWVYVFDDSDDQIPPAYLAKTPIPLQALATGREIRGDYVLRDPAGGTRGMARVWIKWKYPFQPSVDTVLGGQGRQDREMESTEREERKREESKASQRPIAKPRVKTQLFEPRATKALQKETLPRPPPGKQKRSQNIRAESVKPLATDRKRSTKRSPDLYHDTAHQTPKPKLNTHSELPTRKSSPSTSSRQSSASTARSQDLPSVGQVSVEEDEEEEEEEKKRSESAAAGDSDAPETSESSSSQSDIIIMPPKRKMRKGDKLRVEIMSLMFEQSSNVALDKSVQRVYVEYRLLGVPMETTETPMSLRKPTKGEEIHYNFTRVIYVDGSQSAPLRQYLYTMLEGTDPNQGRLKFTVVSEPMDDEEECVDVGHAFLDLRELLLTGNDVSDQQIDVVSVDEDKEVIGNLKVSLEAAKALTGIYQEFHQKRETKKEDDTDEEEEEEKEEEEQEGEKKKDITVIDYEDDDDF, translated from the exons AGAGGAAAACAGTATGCTAGGACAACACACTCGTATACAGGAGCAGAGGCTGGGCAG GATGTCCGCCAGACTGATTCGTCTCCGTCAGGCCCGTCCTGGGTCCAGTGCTGTGAAGGAGAGGGATATGGAGGACACCATTCAGGAGCTGGAAGCCCGCGTGGCTATGCTGGAGAGCCAGAAAGCAGTGCTGCAGAACAAGCTGAGCCTGGCTAAGCAGCACATTATGGACATTGGGGGACGCACACCATACAAGTTCAGTAAAG GTAAAAGTATGGAAGTAGAGGGTGGAGTCAGAAGGGCCGCCCAGACTGCCCCGCCCCGCTACGGACCCACGCTGGAAGACACCagggcagagatggagagatt CAGGTCCAGTGTGACGGAGCAGGTGAGGGCTGCCGAGCTGGAGCTGACTGCCCAGGTGCTCAGAGACAcgctgagagagaaagagaaagagatagagggaACAGTGAGAGACATAAGGAAGCAACAGGCTGACAGACACAG AATAACTATTAAAGAGAATGTGGATCAGATCCGTCTACAAAAGCAGCTTTCAGACAAGAGCACTGCCCTGAGAGTCACCCAGGAGAAGTTCAACAACCTGCAAGAG GCATATGAGAATCAGCTGGAAGAG AGCCAGCGATCACTGAGGGAGAGCCAGGGAGCTCTGCTGGAGAAAGTGGAGGAGCTGACTGAACAGCTGAAGcaggagagacaaagagcaCTGGCACTGGAGGGACAATTTACCACGTCTACCCTGTCTCTACAGACCCTGGACAGG CTCCAGGAGCGGATATCAGAcctggagggagagagggatctaataaaagaaaactatgACACTCTTCTAGAGAG CACTTTATCTGTGCGGAGCAACTACAAAGGCAATGGTGAACAACATCCAGAAGTGAATCAGAGGAGGGATGAACAGGGAGAAAACATCCAGGGGATGGACATCCAGAGACTGGAGGAAATGCTGCAagcagagaggggggagaggggcaggttggagctggagctggagaaaCTGAGACGGGACAAGGAGGTGttagaggagaagagggagcaAGAAAGAG CGTTTTCTGAGACAACAAGAAACAGACAAGAGCATCTGGAACAGGAGGTTGTCCACTACAAAGAGCAGGTTTCTACTCTGCAGGGCAAACTGGACTCAGTCACCAAG gaGTTTGACATGAGTGTTGAGGATCTCAGTGAAACTCTCATACAGATCAAG GCATTTAGGATGCAGCAGGAGAGCAGGACGAGGCTGCATTTCCTCCGGGCTAATGAGAAGGTGGAGGATTCCCCCCGTGAGCTGGCATACATCCAGGCATCGCATGCTGAGACTGTGCTGGAACTACAGAAAACCAGAAACCTTCTACTGCTGGAGCACCACATCAGTAAAGacctgcag GAAGAGCTGAACACGGTCAACCAgaagatagacagagagagggaggagagccGGAGGAGAATcgcagaaaaagacaaacttttATCAAAAAGGAGTTTTCAGATCAACGCTTTACAAG CTCAGTTAAAAGAGTTAGCATACAGCCCCAGGAACTACAAACGGACCATACCAATACAGTACACCTGGCCAGCTGGAGACCAGGAGGTGGTACAGCCCATTGAGGACGACCTGCCTTTCTCTCAGCTGAGGGCTGGGGACTCACTGTTGGAGATCCACCTTAAG GCCGCCACCTTCACCCCAGCAGGGCTCCGTACTATGGGCAGCATCTGTCGTGAAGACATTGTGACCTTCTGCACCTACAGCCTCTTGGACTTTGAGGTGCACTCCACCCCTCTGGTGTCAGGGAATCAGCCTAACTACGGCTTCACGTCCCGCTACGCTCTAACAGCCAGAGACCTGGGCAGGCTGGGAGgccaggggtcaaaggtcagagtGGAGCTCCACCAGGCGACAGGAGGGGTCAACTTTGTGACGCATGGAAGTGGGCAGATGTCCCTCATGGCTGCTATGGAAAGGAGAGGGGAGCGTGTGGGGGGACATGTCAATATCATAG GCTCTGAGGGTGAACATGTTGGTGTTGTGGATTTCTGGGTGCGCTTGTTTCATGCTGCAGAGCCGACAGACACTGTGGCAGAGGGAGGAGCTGACAGGAGACCAGCGACATGGAGGAGTCCTGTTCAGATCTCTCTTGGCTGGCAAGATGCTGGTCAAGAG GAGTTACATGACTACGGTGGGGGGATCCCCAATGAGTTGGTGGTCATGTTGGAACGCTGTGTGGGCCTTAACGCTCGCTGGCCTGGACTTCTTCCTGACGCCTACCTGACATACAGGTTGTACGACCTGCCACCTCACGTCTCTCAAACAGTCCCGTCCAACAGTGACCCCGTGTTCAGTGACATCACCTGCTACCCACTTGCAGTAACAGCTGATGTGTTGCACTACCTGAG GTCCAGCAGTTtgtgggtgtatgtgtttgATGACAGCGATGACCAGATACCGCCAGCCTATTTGGCCAAGACCCCCATCCCGCTGCAAGCCCTGGCTACAGGCAGAGAGATCAgag GTGACTATGTTCTCAGGGATCCAGCTGGTGGAACTCGGGGCATGGCTAGGGTCTGGATAAAATGGAAGTACCCCTTCCAACCATCAGTGGACACTGTGCTGGGAGGACAGGGAAGACAGGACAGAGAAATGGAAAGCActgagagggaggagaggaagagagaggagtcTAAAGCATCACAGAGGCCTATAGCCAAGCCCAGAGTGAAG ACTCAGCTATTTGAGCCGAGAGCCACCAAAGCATTGCAGAAAGAGACTTTG CCTCGGCCTCCACCTGGGAAACAGAAAAGATCGCAAAACATACGAGCAGAGTCAGTAAAACCGCTGgccacagacaggaagagatCCACCAAAAGGTCACCTGACCTTTACCACGACACAGCGCATCAGACGCCCAAGCCCAAACTGAACACCCACTCTGAGTTGCCAACAAGAAA ATCTTCACCCAGCACATCATCGAGGCAAAGCTCTGCCAGCACTGCCAGGAGTCAG GACCTTCCCTCTGTGGGTCAGGTGTCAgtggaggaagatgaggaggaggaggaagaggagaagaagaggagtgAGAGTG ctgcagcaggagacAGCGATGCCCCGGAGACTTCAGAGTCAAGTTCCTCACAAAGCGACATCATTATCATGCCACCAAAACGGAAAATGAGGAAG GGAGACAAGCTGAGAGTCGAGATTATGTCCCTGATGTTTGAACAGTCCTCTAACGTGGCGCTGGACAAATCAGTGCAGCGTGTGTATGTGGAATACCGGCTGCTGGGCGTCCCCATGGAGACGACAGAAACACCCATGTCCCTCCGCAAACCCACAAAGGGGGAGGAGATTCACTACAACTTCACACGAG TGATTTATGTGGATGGTTCCCAGTCAGCGCCACTCAGACAGTATCTTTACACCATGTTGGAGGGCACGGACCCCAACCAGGGCAG GTTAAAGTTCACAGTAGTCAGTGAGCCCATGGACGATGAGGAGGAGTGTGTGGACGTCGGACATGCTTTTCTGGACCTACGGGAACTTCTCCTCACTGGAAATGATGTCAGCGATCAACAAATTGATG TGGTGAGTGTGGATGAAGACAAGGAGGTGATAGGAAATCTGAAAGTGTCTCTGGAAGCAGCGAAAGCTCTGACTGGGATATACCAGGAGTTTCACCAGAAGAGAGAGACCAAGAAAGAAGATGACAcagatgaggaagaagaggaggagaaagaagaagaggaacaagagggagagaagaaaaaagatataACAGTGATAGAttatgaggatgatgatgactTCTGA